In one window of Flavobacterium ginsengisoli DNA:
- a CDS encoding glutamine--tRNA ligase/YqeY domain fusion protein, with protein MASEEKSLNFIEQIIEEDVKSGLSNTKLRFRFPPEPNGYLHIGHASSIALNFGLGIDYQSPVNLRFDDTNPEKEEQEFVDAIKKDVEWLGYTWAEECYASDYFQQLYDWAVFLIKKDKAYVDSQTSEEMAIQKGTPTTPGTDSPYRNRSVEENLDLFERMKNGEFEAGTHILRAKIDMKSTNMLMRDPIMYRILHKHHHRTGDAWKIYPMYDWAHGQSDYLEQISHSFCTLEFLPHRELYDWFLDQILDENKLRPKQREFARRNLSHTVVSKRKLQQLVKEKHVNGWDDPRMSTISGLRRRGYTAASLRNFANTIGIAKRDNLINVSVLEFCIREDLNKIAPRVMAVLDPVKLVITNYPEGKEEWLEAENNQEDENAGFRKVPFSRELYIEREDFLEEAPAKFFRLTLGKEVRLKNAYIIKGESVVKDGNGNITEIHVTYDTDSLSGSGTEASQRKVSGTLHWVSIQHALEAEVRLYDRLFTDEAPDSYKEKNFLDFVNPNSLEIVTGYVEPSLSTAQNEDKFQFQRLGYFTVDKDSTASKLVFNKTVGLKDAWEEKGKKEENSINNSLKDINKYFKVETKPERIAIESAIGENIKNISTFSLLQNSLKKNINNNKASLLFSQFILKYSNWKSTDFEEEDIKKLYSMSLKSESTYVRSKALLNLRDIESESFKNQFDDEILKLYSNPPKNASEREIEILSEMVKK; from the coding sequence ATGGCATCAGAAGAGAAATCACTCAATTTTATTGAACAAATCATAGAGGAAGACGTAAAATCAGGTCTTTCAAATACTAAACTTCGCTTTCGTTTTCCACCAGAACCTAATGGTTATTTGCACATTGGGCACGCGAGTTCTATTGCGTTAAATTTTGGTTTAGGAATTGATTATCAATCTCCTGTGAATTTACGTTTTGATGATACAAACCCTGAAAAAGAAGAACAGGAATTTGTTGATGCTATTAAAAAAGATGTAGAATGGCTAGGATATACTTGGGCTGAAGAATGTTATGCATCAGATTATTTCCAACAATTATACGATTGGGCAGTTTTCTTAATTAAGAAAGATAAAGCGTATGTTGACAGTCAGACTTCTGAAGAAATGGCGATCCAAAAAGGAACTCCAACAACTCCAGGAACTGATAGTCCGTACAGAAATCGTTCTGTTGAAGAAAACTTAGATTTATTCGAAAGAATGAAAAATGGTGAATTTGAGGCTGGTACTCATATTCTTCGTGCAAAAATTGACATGAAATCAACAAACATGTTAATGCGTGATCCTATCATGTATAGAATTTTACACAAACATCACCACAGAACTGGAGATGCTTGGAAAATCTATCCAATGTACGATTGGGCACACGGACAAAGTGATTATTTAGAACAAATTTCGCACTCATTTTGTACACTTGAATTCTTGCCTCACCGTGAATTATACGATTGGTTTTTAGATCAGATTTTAGATGAAAATAAACTACGTCCAAAACAAAGAGAATTTGCTAGACGTAATTTATCACATACTGTTGTTAGTAAAAGAAAATTACAGCAACTAGTTAAAGAAAAGCATGTTAACGGTTGGGATGATCCAAGAATGTCAACCATTTCTGGATTAAGAAGACGTGGTTATACAGCTGCTTCATTACGTAATTTTGCTAATACAATTGGTATTGCAAAACGTGATAATTTGATCAATGTATCGGTTTTAGAATTCTGTATTCGTGAAGATTTGAATAAAATTGCACCTCGTGTAATGGCTGTTTTAGATCCTGTAAAACTGGTAATTACCAATTATCCAGAAGGAAAAGAAGAGTGGTTGGAAGCAGAAAATAATCAAGAAGATGAAAATGCTGGTTTCAGAAAAGTGCCTTTTTCTCGTGAATTATATATTGAAAGAGAAGACTTTTTGGAAGAAGCTCCAGCTAAGTTTTTCCGTTTGACTTTAGGAAAAGAAGTTCGTCTTAAAAATGCTTATATCATTAAAGGTGAATCAGTTGTAAAAGATGGAAACGGAAATATCACAGAAATTCACGTAACATATGATACTGATTCTTTAAGTGGAAGTGGGACAGAAGCAAGCCAAAGAAAAGTGTCAGGAACATTGCATTGGGTTTCTATTCAACATGCTTTAGAAGCAGAAGTTCGTTTATATGATCGTTTGTTTACAGATGAAGCTCCGGACAGTTATAAAGAGAAGAATTTCTTAGATTTTGTGAATCCAAATTCATTAGAAATTGTAACTGGATATGTTGAACCAAGTTTATCAACAGCTCAAAATGAAGATAAATTTCAGTTTCAACGTTTAGGTTATTTTACTGTTGATAAAGATTCAACTGCTTCAAAATTAGTATTTAACAAGACTGTTGGATTGAAAGATGCTTGGGAAGAAAAGGGTAAAAAAGAAGAAAATAGCATCAATAATTCTTTGAAAGATATCAACAAATATTTTAAAGTTGAGACTAAACCAGAAAGAATTGCAATTGAAAGTGCAATAGGGGAGAACATTAAAAATATCTCGACTTTTTCACTTTTGCAGAATTCTTTAAAGAAGAATATCAACAATAATAAGGCTTCGCTGTTGTTTTCTCAGTTTATTTTGAAATATTCAAACTGGAAATCAACAGATTTTGAAGAAGAGGATATTAAGAAGTTATATTCAATGTCTCTAAAAAGTGAATCGACTTATGTTAGATCAAAAGCACTTTTAAATTTAAGAGATATTGAAAGTGAAAGTTTCAAAAATCAGTTTGATGATGAAATTTTGAAATTATATTCAAATCCACCAAAAAATGCTTCTGAGAGAGAAATTGAAATTCTTTCTGAAATGGTGAAGAAGTAA
- a CDS encoding putative signal transducing protein, which yields MESFKTIAVFNYLHETVVLKHLLEQEGIPYFFENEMTLSVVPLYSTALGGIKLKVHPNDFEEVQQILDNLNNPLKIV from the coding sequence ATGGAAAGCTTTAAAACGATTGCCGTATTCAATTATCTGCACGAAACAGTGGTTCTCAAACACTTACTGGAACAAGAAGGAATTCCTTATTTTTTCGAAAACGAAATGACGCTCTCAGTCGTTCCATTATACTCAACAGCACTTGGCGGAATCAAACTCAAAGTTCATCCAAACGATTTCGAAGAAGTTCAGCAAATCTTGGACAATCTCAACAATCCTCTCAAAATCGTCTAA
- a CDS encoding LysE family translocator produces the protein MINDILAGLPWGLVLSFMVGPVFFVLLETSITKGFRSAIVFDLGVVLGDIFFIAIAYLGSYRLISSLKDDPALFIFGGIIMLSYGIISFVKLKKEEKINDEEIDRDILKRNYASLFVKGFLLNVINIGVLGFWLAVIISVGPKLEMQTPRMMTFFAAVIITYLLIDCAKILLAKQLKSKMTPTNILKIKKGISVVLMVFGFALVVQGWFPKEKEMVKNAFERIEKK, from the coding sequence ATGATAAATGATATTCTGGCTGGACTGCCATGGGGACTTGTTCTTAGTTTTATGGTTGGCCCAGTATTTTTTGTTTTATTAGAAACCAGTATTACAAAAGGTTTTAGATCTGCAATTGTTTTCGATTTAGGCGTAGTATTAGGAGATATTTTCTTTATTGCTATCGCTTATTTAGGAAGTTACAGATTGATTTCAAGTTTAAAAGACGATCCAGCTCTTTTTATTTTTGGAGGGATAATTATGCTTTCTTATGGAATTATTTCTTTTGTAAAACTAAAAAAAGAAGAAAAAATAAACGACGAAGAAATTGACCGTGATATTTTAAAAAGAAACTACGCAAGTTTGTTTGTAAAAGGGTTTTTATTGAACGTTATCAACATTGGAGTCTTAGGATTCTGGTTAGCAGTAATTATTTCTGTTGGACCAAAACTAGAAATGCAGACTCCTAGAATGATGACTTTTTTTGCCGCTGTAATCATCACTTATTTATTAATTGATTGTGCTAAAATTTTATTAGCCAAACAGTTAAAATCAAAAATGACTCCAACTAATATTCTTAAAATTAAAAAAGGAATTAGCGTTGTTTTAATGGTTTTCGGATTTGCATTAGTAGTTCAAGGTTGGTTTCCAAAAGAAAAGGAAATGGTTAAAAATGCCTTCGAAAGAATAGAGAAGAAGTAG
- a CDS encoding YtxH domain-containing protein has product MSKNLNTAATILAAAAAGAAIGILFAPDKGSKTRAKIKEGIDDAKHNLKDSFDASSEVLREKFTSATHNLDGTLNELLSNVSHKTEEVITFLETKLAELKAQNAKLQK; this is encoded by the coding sequence ATGTCTAAGAATTTAAATACAGCAGCGACAATTTTGGCTGCGGCGGCTGCAGGAGCGGCAATCGGAATTTTATTTGCTCCAGATAAAGGATCAAAAACAAGAGCAAAAATTAAGGAAGGTATCGATGATGCTAAACATAATCTGAAAGATTCTTTTGATGCCAGCTCTGAAGTTCTTCGTGAAAAATTTACAAGTGCTACTCATAATCTTGACGGAACTTTGAATGAGTTACTTTCTAATGTCAGCCATAAAACAGAAGAAGTAATTACTTTTTTAGAAACTAAATTGGCTGAGTTAAAAGCACAAAACGCTAAACTTCAGAAATAA
- a CDS encoding DUF1294 domain-containing protein, which translates to MEVLLLYFLFINVLVFIFAGYDKSQARKNNRRVPEKTLFLMALTGGSLGLLTAMLLFKHKTSKTSFIVKFTVILAIQVALIYALLNYKK; encoded by the coding sequence ATGGAAGTTTTATTACTATATTTTTTATTTATAAATGTGCTCGTTTTTATTTTCGCTGGATATGACAAATCTCAAGCTCGAAAAAATAACCGACGTGTTCCTGAAAAAACCTTGTTTCTCATGGCTCTAACGGGTGGTTCACTAGGGTTATTAACAGCAATGTTATTATTTAAACATAAAACGAGTAAAACTTCTTTTATTGTAAAGTTTACTGTGATTTTAGCAATCCAAGTAGCACTTATATATGCTCTTTTGAATTATAAAAAGTAG
- a CDS encoding competence protein codes for MAFEELKENTEKVQDQAKEYIESHLAYYKLWGFKVAMKSTTLIFKFTLILLCFSMVMIFGSFAAAYAFGSLFESNALGFLTVGGIYLVITILLFFIKDKFVEGPILEKFSEIFFND; via the coding sequence ATGGCTTTTGAAGAATTAAAAGAAAACACTGAAAAAGTTCAGGATCAAGCTAAAGAATACATTGAAAGTCATTTAGCTTATTACAAACTTTGGGGTTTTAAGGTTGCAATGAAATCAACAACTTTAATCTTTAAGTTTACTTTAATTTTATTGTGTTTCAGTATGGTGATGATTTTTGGATCTTTCGCCGCAGCGTATGCTTTTGGTTCTCTGTTTGAAAGTAATGCTCTCGGATTTTTGACGGTAGGAGGAATCTATTTGGTAATAACTATTTTGCTTTTCTTTATAAAAGACAAATTTGTTGAAGGACCAATTTTGGAGAAATTTTCAGAAATCTTTTTTAATGATTAA
- a CDS encoding Sec-independent protein translocase subunit TatA/TatB, with protein MGRLGLTEILVIVGIVILLFGGKKIPELMKGLGSGIKEFKNAAKDDQPAASKKQEEEETK; from the coding sequence ATGGGAAGATTAGGTCTTACAGAAATCCTTGTTATCGTAGGTATTGTGATATTACTTTTTGGAGGTAAAAAAATTCCAGAATTAATGAAAGGTTTAGGAAGTGGAATTAAGGAATTTAAAAACGCCGCTAAAGACGATCAACCTGCTGCTTCTAAAAAACAAGAAGAAGAAGAAACAAAATAA
- the rnr gene encoding ribonuclease R: MSKKIRKPIKKEKDFSGKILKILSQNANKPFNYKQIGAKLELDDTKSRNQIIKDLKILVTQKKIIETEPGKYLIKAVSQDYYEGTIDMTSRKTAYFICDEFEEDVFIPTNNLNRALDKDKVKVYVYNRRKGKRPEGEVIEVIERDKTEFVGVIDMQPNFAFVSTANPKMYTDIFIPKDKLGEAENGDVVLVKIEDWPKRADSPFGSVIRVLGKPGEHNTEIHAILAEYGLPADFPVEVEVFAQKLDTSIQESEIAKRRDMRDTLTFTIDPKDAKDFDDALSFKKLENGNFEIGIHIADVSYYLEEGTILDDEAYQRATSVYLVDRVVPMLPEVLSNFACSLRPNEEKYTFSAIFEVSPTAQVINQWFGRTVIYSDQRFAYEEAQHIIETKGNNTIPVDISITGDSYVVSDEIVEATLKLDELAKILRKKRMQQGAISFDKVEVKFNLNEEGEPEGVYFKISKDANHLIEEFMLLANRKVAEYIGKQKKTFVYRIHDEPNEDKLVAMQTVIAKFGYKIDFRTKGDIAKSINALMEEVNGKKEQNLIDTLAIRSMSKAKYSTDNIGHYGLAFDYYSHFTSPIRRYPDVMVHRLSQYYLDGGASVDEETYETKCLHCSNMENLATNAERDSIKYMQVKYMQDHQDEEFLGVISGVTEWGIYVEIVSNKCEGMVRIREIKEDYYTFDERQYALVGATSNRLLQLGDEIYVKVKNADLVKKQLDFHFLRRAE, encoded by the coding sequence ATGAGTAAGAAAATTAGAAAGCCGATAAAAAAAGAGAAAGATTTCTCTGGAAAAATACTTAAGATTTTATCGCAAAATGCTAATAAACCTTTCAATTACAAACAAATAGGAGCTAAGCTAGAATTAGACGATACAAAAAGCAGAAATCAGATCATAAAAGATTTAAAGATTCTTGTGACTCAAAAGAAGATTATAGAAACAGAACCTGGAAAATACTTGATTAAAGCAGTAAGCCAGGATTATTACGAAGGAACAATAGATATGACGAGCAGAAAAACGGCATATTTTATTTGTGATGAGTTTGAAGAAGATGTTTTTATTCCTACCAATAATTTGAATCGTGCATTAGATAAAGACAAAGTAAAAGTTTACGTTTATAACAGAAGAAAAGGTAAAAGACCTGAGGGTGAAGTTATTGAAGTTATAGAAAGAGATAAAACAGAATTTGTAGGTGTAATAGATATGCAACCAAATTTTGCTTTTGTGTCTACTGCAAACCCTAAAATGTATACCGATATTTTTATTCCTAAGGATAAACTTGGTGAAGCAGAAAACGGTGATGTAGTTTTAGTGAAGATTGAAGATTGGCCAAAAAGAGCCGATAGTCCGTTCGGATCTGTAATTAGAGTTTTAGGAAAACCTGGAGAACATAATACTGAGATTCATGCTATTTTAGCGGAATACGGATTGCCTGCAGATTTCCCTGTAGAAGTTGAAGTCTTTGCACAAAAACTAGATACTTCAATTCAGGAATCTGAGATTGCAAAACGTCGTGATATGCGTGATACGCTTACGTTTACGATAGATCCAAAAGATGCAAAAGATTTTGATGATGCCTTGTCTTTCAAAAAGTTAGAGAATGGAAACTTCGAAATCGGAATTCATATTGCTGATGTTTCCTATTATTTAGAAGAAGGTACAATTCTGGATGATGAAGCGTATCAAAGAGCAACTTCGGTTTATTTGGTTGATAGAGTAGTGCCAATGCTTCCAGAAGTATTGTCTAACTTTGCGTGTTCGTTACGTCCGAATGAGGAGAAATATACATTCTCTGCAATATTCGAAGTTTCTCCAACTGCACAAGTTATTAACCAATGGTTTGGAAGAACTGTAATTTATTCAGATCAGCGTTTTGCTTATGAAGAGGCTCAGCATATTATTGAAACAAAAGGAAATAATACAATTCCAGTTGATATTTCTATTACAGGAGATTCTTATGTTGTTTCAGATGAAATTGTTGAAGCTACTTTAAAACTAGATGAATTAGCTAAGATTTTAAGAAAGAAAAGAATGCAACAAGGCGCTATTTCTTTTGATAAAGTTGAAGTTAAATTTAATCTAAATGAAGAAGGAGAACCTGAAGGCGTTTATTTCAAAATATCAAAAGATGCCAATCATTTGATTGAAGAATTTATGCTTTTAGCCAATAGAAAAGTGGCAGAATATATTGGAAAACAGAAGAAAACCTTTGTCTACCGTATTCACGACGAACCAAACGAAGACAAACTGGTTGCAATGCAAACAGTTATTGCTAAGTTTGGTTATAAAATTGATTTTAGAACAAAAGGTGATATTGCTAAATCAATAAATGCTTTGATGGAAGAAGTAAACGGTAAGAAAGAACAAAATCTTATTGATACTCTTGCTATTAGAAGTATGAGCAAAGCCAAATATTCGACTGATAATATTGGTCATTATGGTTTAGCTTTTGATTATTATAGCCATTTTACATCGCCAATTCGTCGTTATCCAGACGTTATGGTACACCGTTTGTCGCAGTATTATTTGGATGGAGGAGCTTCTGTAGACGAAGAAACTTACGAAACCAAATGTCTGCATTGTTCAAACATGGAAAACTTAGCAACAAATGCTGAGCGAGATAGTATTAAATACATGCAGGTTAAATACATGCAGGATCATCAGGATGAAGAATTCCTTGGTGTTATTTCTGGTGTTACCGAATGGGGAATTTATGTTGAAATCGTTTCTAACAAATGCGAAGGAATGGTAAGAATCAGAGAAATAAAAGAAGACTACTATACTTTTGACGAAAGACAGTATGCATTGGTTGGAGCAACTTCAAACCGTTTATTGCAATTGGGAGACGAAATTTATGTGAAAGTAAAAAATGCCGATTTAGTTAAAAAACAACTTGATTTTCATTTTTTAAGAAGAGCAGAATAA
- the folB gene encoding dihydroneopterin aldolase, which produces MGVIKLKNIRTFSYHGCLIEEGKIGSDYKVDLKIKTNLQKSAETDHLLDTVDYVHLNKIVAEEMAIRSHLLEHVAKRINIRVLAEIEMVEKTTVWVSKINPPIGGDVESVTIKMTEIRK; this is translated from the coding sequence ATGGGAGTTATAAAATTGAAAAATATCCGTACTTTTTCTTACCACGGATGTTTAATTGAAGAAGGAAAAATTGGATCTGATTACAAAGTAGATCTAAAAATTAAAACCAATTTACAGAAATCAGCAGAAACAGATCATCTTTTAGACACTGTTGATTATGTTCATTTGAACAAAATTGTAGCCGAAGAAATGGCAATTCGTTCGCATTTATTGGAACATGTGGCCAAAAGAATCAATATTCGTGTGCTGGCAGAGATAGAAATGGTAGAAAAAACAACAGTTTGGGTTTCTAAAATAAATCCGCCTATTGGTGGTGATGTTGAGTCAGTTACTATAAAAATGACGGAAATTAGAAAGTAA
- the rpiB gene encoding ribose 5-phosphate isomerase B — translation MKISIGNDHAGPEYKKAIVEMLKARGYEVTNYGTDTDASVDYPDFGHPVANDVSEGKADFGIVICGSGNGIAMTVNKHPKVRAGLCWTKEIAYLTRLHNDANIVSIPARFTSIHQAVEIVETFLDTAFEGGRHQNRVNKIACS, via the coding sequence ATGAAAATTTCGATAGGAAACGACCACGCAGGGCCAGAATATAAAAAAGCAATTGTTGAAATGCTTAAAGCTAGAGGATATGAGGTAACAAATTATGGAACAGATACTGATGCTTCAGTAGATTATCCAGATTTTGGGCATCCAGTTGCCAATGATGTATCTGAAGGAAAAGCTGATTTTGGAATCGTAATCTGTGGAAGCGGTAACGGAATTGCAATGACTGTTAATAAACACCCGAAAGTAAGAGCTGGTTTATGCTGGACTAAAGAAATTGCATATCTAACTCGTTTACACAATGATGCAAATATTGTTAGTATTCCAGCGAGATTCACATCTATTCATCAAGCTGTTGAAATCGTTGAAACTTTTCTTGATACTGCTTTTGAAGGCGGAAGACACCAAAATAGAGTAAATAAAATTGCTTGTTCGTAA
- a CDS encoding SPFH domain-containing protein — MSTAFIIFLVLAFFIFMSSFFTVKQQSSVIIERFGKFQSVRNSGLQLKIPMVDRLAGRVNLKIQQLDVIIETKTRDNVFIKMKVSVQFKVIQDKVYEAFYKLEYPHDQITSYVFDVVRAEVPKLKLDDVFERKDDIAVAVKRELNEAMSTYGYDIINTLVTDIDPDIQVKNAMNRINAADREKTATEFEAESSRIRIVAKAKAEAESKRLQGQGIADQRREIARGLVESVEVLNNVGINSQEASALIVVTQHYDTLQSIGSDTNSNLILLPNSPQAGSDMLNNMVASFTASNQVGEMMKKGNKKIEKPKPTHRQSGYEDDVQPDVQQ, encoded by the coding sequence ATGAGTACAGCATTTATTATCTTTTTAGTATTGGCATTCTTCATTTTCATGTCGTCGTTCTTTACTGTGAAACAACAATCTTCCGTAATTATCGAACGATTTGGAAAATTTCAGAGTGTAAGAAATTCAGGATTACAACTTAAAATTCCGATGGTTGATAGATTGGCCGGAAGAGTAAATCTTAAAATTCAGCAACTAGATGTTATCATCGAAACTAAAACTAGAGACAACGTTTTCATCAAAATGAAAGTTTCAGTTCAGTTCAAAGTGATTCAAGATAAAGTGTATGAAGCATTTTATAAATTAGAATATCCGCATGATCAAATTACTTCTTATGTATTTGACGTAGTTCGTGCCGAAGTTCCGAAACTAAAATTGGATGACGTTTTTGAAAGAAAAGATGATATTGCGGTTGCAGTAAAACGTGAATTGAACGAAGCAATGTCAACTTACGGATATGATATTATCAATACTTTGGTTACTGATATTGATCCGGACATTCAGGTAAAAAATGCAATGAACAGAATCAACGCAGCTGATAGAGAAAAAACTGCAACTGAATTTGAAGCAGAAAGTTCAAGAATTAGAATCGTTGCAAAAGCAAAAGCCGAAGCAGAAAGTAAACGTTTACAAGGTCAAGGTATTGCAGATCAGCGTCGTGAAATTGCAAGAGGTCTTGTAGAAAGTGTTGAAGTTTTGAACAATGTCGGTATTAATTCTCAAGAAGCTTCTGCCCTAATTGTAGTTACTCAACATTATGATACTTTACAATCTATTGGTTCTGATACAAACTCAAATTTAATTCTTCTTCCGAATTCTCCACAAGCCGGAAGCGATATGCTAAATAACATGGTTGCTTCTTTTACGGCTTCAAACCAAGTTGGCGAAATGATGAAAAAGGGAAATAAGAAAATTGAAAAACCAAAACCAACTCACAGACAATCTGGTTATGAAGATGATGTTCAACCAGATGTTCAACAATAA
- a CDS encoding DUF6327 family protein — protein sequence MERKKYSSYAEIERDLEILKLEKEINYQKLVLSFQKTKESITPQNIVNGFISSYTDYFSNSYVKIIQTILPYVIGWFINRKRGD from the coding sequence ATGGAAAGAAAAAAATACTCTTCGTATGCTGAGATTGAAAGAGATCTAGAAATTTTGAAATTAGAAAAAGAAATCAATTATCAGAAATTGGTTTTGAGTTTTCAGAAAACTAAGGAAAGTATCACTCCACAAAATATTGTAAATGGTTTCATTTCATCTTACACAGATTACTTTTCAAATTCTTATGTAAAAATTATCCAGACCATTTTACCGTATGTAATAGGTTGGTTCATAAATAGAAAAAGAGGCGATTAA